In Bombus affinis isolate iyBomAffi1 chromosome 8, iyBomAffi1.2, whole genome shotgun sequence, the following proteins share a genomic window:
- the LOC126919646 gene encoding mitochondrial coenzyme A transporter SLC25A42 has translation MSVLSNSTKQVLQSPSPLSMEKQDVHTTKKQEKKVGSDGISNTQRVWTSLVSGAIAGALAKTTIAPLDRTKINFQISNQPFSAKAAVRFLINTLKTEGLLSLWRGNSATMVRIVPYSAVQFTAHEQWKRILGINGLEREKPGLNFLAGSLAGITSQGTTYPLDLMRARMAVTQKAEYKTLRQIFVRIYVEEGILAYYRGFTATLLGVIPYAGCSFFTYDLLRNLLNVHTVAIPGFSTSLICGAIAGMVAQTSSYPLDIVRRRMQTSAIHGPMNSQHYHTITSTVTKIYKEEGIMAFYKGLSMNWVKGPIAVGISFATHDSIRDALRKLIISQNTSSKT, from the exons ATGTCTGTTTTGTCAAACTCAACAAAGCAAGTGTTACAAAGTCCATCACCCCTTTCAATGGAAAAACAAGATGTACATACAACa aagaaacaagaaaaaaaggTTGGGAGCGATGGTATATCAAATACACAAAGAGTATGGACAAGCTTGGTATCAGGTGCTATTGCAGGAGCATTAGCAAAGACGACAATAGCACCTCTAGATCGTACGAAAATAAACTTCCAAATCTCAAATCAACCATTTTCGGCAAAAGCAGCGGTcagatttttaataaatactcTTAAAACAGAAGGTTTATTAAGTTTGTGGCGTGGGAATAGTGCAACTATGGTTAGAATAGTTCCATATTCTGCTGTTCAATTCACAGCCCATGAGCAATGGAAAAGGATTCTGGGAATAAATGGGTTGGAAAG AGAAAAACCTGGACTAAACTTTCTTGCTGGTTCATTAGCGGGTATAACATCACAAGGCACAACTTACCCCCTGGATTTGATGAGAGCAAGAATGGCTGTGACACAAAAGGCTGAATATAAAACATTGCGACAAATCTTTGTACGCATTTACGTGGAAGAAGGAATATTGGCCTATTACCGTGGCTTTACTGCAACGTTACTTGGTGTCATTCCTTATGCTGGTTGCAGTTTCTTCACCTATGATCTACTCAGGAACTTATTAAATG TGCACACGGTGGCTATTCCTGGCTTCTCGACATCACTGATTTGCGGCGCCATTGCCGGAATGGTTGCTCAGACTAGCAGCTACCCTTTGGACATCGTACGGAGAAGAATGCAGACCTCAGCAATCCATGGCCCGATGAACAGCCAGCATTATCACACAATTACCTCAACTGTCACAAAAATTTACAA AGAAGAAGGTATAATGGCCTTCTATAAAGGATTAAGCATGAATTGGGTGAAAGGCCCAATTGCTGTAGGAATTAGTTTTGCAACACATGATTCAATCCGTGATGCATTAAGAAAACTCATAATTTCTCAAAATACTTCATCAAAAACATAA
- the LOC126919647 gene encoding mitotic checkpoint protein BUB3 yields MESRTEFKIKSPPTDAISAVEFGPNSTQFLLVSSWDSTVRLYDIHANTMRLKYNHDLPVLDVAFQDAVHAYSGGLGNTLKMYDINSNTESVMGTHDKPIRKIEYCAAVNAILTGGWDAAVKLWDPRTPTCVGSYLQPDVVLALSVCGDKFVVGTAKRKVCIWDLRNMAGMFQRRESSLKYQTRCIKGFPNEQGYVLSSIEGRVAVEYLDTTPEAQKKKYAFKCHRIKENNVEHIYPVNAISFHSTYNTFATGGSDGYVNIWDGFNKKRLCQFHRYNAGVAALSFSHDGSVLAIGVSYLNEAEIPPGGNDEREIYIRYVNDQETKPK; encoded by the exons aTGGAATCTCGGACAGagtttaaaataaaatctcCGCCAACTGATGCGATCTCAGCAGTGGAATTTGGACCTAATTCAACACAATTCCTTCTTGTTTCCTCTTGGGACAGTACAGTGCGATTGTATGACATTCATGCAAATACTATGAGATTAAAATATAATCATGATTTGCCAGTTTTAGATGTTGCATTTCAG GATGCTGTTCATGCTTATAGTGGTGGTTTAGGAAATACATTAAAGATGTATGATATCAATAGTAATACTG AATCAGTTATGGGAACACATGATAAACCAATTAGGAAAATTGAATATTGTGCTGCAGTAAATGCAATATTAACTGGTGGGTGGGATGCAGCAGTGAAACTTTGGGATCCCAGAACACCCACTTGTGTAGGTAGTTATTTACAACCTGATGTCGTTCTTGCCTTGTCTGTATGTGGAGATAAATTTGTAGTAGGTACAGCTAAACGCAAAGTTTGTATTTGGGATCTGAGAAATATGGCTGGTATGTTTCAAAGACGTGAAAGCAGTTTAAAGTATCAGACACGTTGCATTAAAGGTTTTCCTAATGAACAG GGATATGTTCTTAGTAGCATAGAGGGCCGTGTTGCTGTTGAATACCTTGATACAACACCAGAAGCACAGAAAAAGAAATATGCTTTTAAATGTCATAGGATAAAGGAAAACAATGTGGAACACATATATCCAGTGAATGCTATTAGTTTTCATTCAACTTATAATACATTTGCAACTGGTGGTTCAGATGGTTATGTGAATATTTGGGATGGTTTTAACAAAAAACGTTTATGTCAGTTTCACAGATATAATGCTGGTGTTGCTGCACTTAGTTTTAGCCATGATGGTTCTGTACTTGCCATAGGAGTATCATATTTGAATGAAGCTGAAATTCCACCAGGTGGAAATGATGAGAGAGAAATTTATATAAGATATGTGAATGACCAAGAAACTAAACCGAAATAA
- the LOC126919644 gene encoding nucleolar protein 56, producing MSKLFILFEHAAGYAIFYVKEFEEVGMLLPQVEASVTDLSRFNSVVKLVGFSPFKTALAALENINSISEGIVPEDLQLFIDSCIPKSGKKNNVVLGVADPKLGASITEALDIKCDHIGAIPEIIRGIRFHFHNLVKGFTAKTSGIAQLGLGHSYSRAKVKFNVNRVDNMIIQSIALLDQLDKDVNTFSMRIREWYSYHFPELVKIVPENYMYAKVAKLIKNRKELTNEKLEALEEIVMDSAKAQAIIDASKSSMGMDISPVDLHNIEMFAARVIALADYRKQLAEYLSSKMTGVAPNLATLIGDQVGARLIAHAGSLTNLAKYPASTVQILGAEKALFRALKTRGNTPKYGLLFHSTFIGRAGTKNKGRISRYLANKCSIASRIDCFTDTPTKVFGEKLRQQVEDRLKFYETGEIPKKNIDVMKEALEEAAQVIASMEQESSKKKKKKKDKKRKSEVLENEKENGFVENGVQEETEEPVKKKKKKKKSKSINENE from the exons ATG tcgaagctttttattttatttgagcATGCTGCTGGCTATGCCATTTTTTATGTCAAGGAATTTGAAGAGGTAGGAATGTTACTGCCTCAAGTTGAAGCATCTGTCACAGATTTGTCTCGTTTTAATTCAGTTGTGAAACTAGTTGGATTTTCACCTTTTAAAACTGCTTTAGCAGCTCTAGAAAATATAAATAGTATCTCTGAAGGAATTGTTCCAGAAGATTTACAGTTATTTATAGACTCATGTATACCAAAATCTGGGAAGAAAAACAATGTTGTGCTTGGAGTGGCTGATCCAAAACTTGGAGCTAGCATTACTGAAGCATTAGATATAAAGTGTGATCATATTGGTGCCATTCCAGAAATTATTAGAGGAATAAGgtttcattttcataatttaGTGAAAGGTTTCACTGCTAAAACTTCTGGAATTGCACAACTTGGACTTGGTCATAGTTATTCTAGAGCTAAAGTTAAATTCAATGTCAATCGTGTGGATAATATGATTATACAAAGCATAGCTCTGTTAGACCAATTGGACAAAGATGTCAATACATTTAGTATGCGAATAag GGAATGGTACAGTTATCATTTTCCAGAGCTTGTAAAAATAGTTCCTGAGAATTATATGTATGCCAAAGTtgcaaaattaataaaaaaccGAAAAGAACTTACAAATGAAAAGTTAGAAGCTTTGGAAGAAATTGTTATGGACAGTGCCAAAGCTCAAGCAATTATTGATGCATCCAAATCATCTATGGGAATGGATATCAGTCCTGTTGATCttcataatatcgaaatgtttgCAGCACGTGTTATTGCTTTGGCTGATTACAGAAAACAATTAGCAGAATATTTAAGTTCTAAAATGACAGGAGTTGCACCAAATTTAGCTACATTAATAGGTGACCAAGTAGGAGCCAGATTAATAGCACATGCTGGATCTCTTACAAACTTAGCCAAATATCCTGCCTCTACTGTACAAATATTGGGGGCGGAAAAGGCCTTATTTAGGGCTTTAAAAACTAGAGGCAATACTCCAAAATATGGTCTATTATTCCATTCAACTTTTATTGGTCGTGCGGGTACAAAAAATAAGGGTAGAATTTCAAGATATCTTGCAAATAAATGTTCCATAGCATCAAGAATTGATTGCTTTACTGATACACCAACTAAAGTATTTGGTGAAAAATTACGACAACAAGTAGAGGATAGATTGAAATTTTATGAAACTGGAGAAATACCTAAGAAAAATATAGATGTAATGAAAGAAGCTTTAGAAGAAGCTGCACAAGTAATAGCAAGTATGGAACAAGAATCGtctaaaaagaagaagaagaagaaagataaaaaaagaaaaagtgaggTTTTAGAGAATGAAAAGGAAAACGGATTTGTTGAAAATGGAGTACAAGAAGAAACTGAAGAGCcagtaaagaaaaagaaaaaaaagaagaaatcaaaaagcataaatgaaaatgaatga